The Elaeis guineensis isolate ETL-2024a chromosome 12, EG11, whole genome shotgun sequence sequence GGTCATTATTTTCTATACTTTATCATATTCAAGTTCTGCCAAACTTTTCGTAAACTTGTTGTTTTGTTTTCTTATTTTGTATTTCCAGAGTCTAAAGCCATGTTCTAAGAGTGGTTTACCTAATGGATCCATAAGAGAACTTTGACCAGTAATTAACACCTCTACAACAACATACATGATCAATTAACTATACGGGTCAGTGTCCCACAAATATGAAATGACCCTTCCATCCATCCATCTGCGCATTTGTGTTACCAACAAACTAACATTTGATGTTTCCTTCGtagtctaacttaaaattcaaTTTAAAAGAGAGAAATTCTGTTTTTCGGCATAGATAATAAAAAATCGACACTAAAATGAAATGATCAAAATCAAATACTAAAAACTTCTAGAAGGTAGGCCATCCGAGTGAGTAAAACGTAGGGTAGGACGGTTAGGCCACCAGCAAGTGGCTCTGGGTACCGAGTCCGCACGCTGCTTACAGTGCTTCCAACGGCGTCTGCTAGACGGCCCGAAGAACGCCTCTTCGTCTGGACATTGGTCAACCAGATTCCATTCAGACCGCAAACTGGATTTTTGACTTTAAACCAAAAGTTAAAAGTCAACCTTTTGACCGTCCTCTTTCTCCCGATCTCCGcgctttcctcttctcttctctttctcaggAGTTATATAGAAGCGAGGTTGGAGCTTTTTGGatagagagagctagagagagaagagggggaaTGGCGAAGCTCTACGTGCAGGCGGTGCCGCCGGCGGATCTGAACAAGAACACGGAGTGGTTCATGTATCCGGGGGTGTGGACCACTTACATCcttatcctcttcttctcctgGCTCCTCGTACTCTCTGTCTTCGGTTGTACCCCTGGAATGGCGTGGACCGTTGTCAACCTCTTCCATTTCGCTGTATGTCCTCTCACAATTGCTTCTTATATCTCCTTTTTGCTTGTTTTTGATATTTGACCTTTAAAGGAGCTTattttgaatgatgttgatcagtTATTGGCCCTTTTCTGATGTGATTTTGTTGgaaatatagttttttttttttttttttggtgtttggaATAATTTTTTGGATTGGAAATTGGGAGTGATGGAGGGAGTAAGGGCGGAGGAGGACGTTGATGGCTTTAATTATTACTTTTGAGCTGTTTGATTGCATAAAAAGGATTTTTTTAATGTAATATTACTGGGTAAGCATGGAATTTTCAAGGTGGGTAACTGATTGATGATTAGTCCAAAAGTTTAACCTTTGGGGATATGGAGAAGTAAAACAAAAGTAGGCGGTATAATTCGGACATGGTTCTGTGAAATTGACTTCGTACAGTGTCTTTGATTGATTTGGTCATCTGGGATTTGGAATTGGGGTAGGGATACCTTGGAGGACTTCGTTTACTTTAATTGTTCTCTTTTATCCATCTGCCTGACAGGTAACTCACTTTTTAACTACTTTACCAGTTTGAACAAATTTCATGTCCTCTGTTGCTGTTAACTTATAACTGAACCTAGACCCATCAAGGTTAGTTAGCTCCAAACCTTTGCATTGTATACTATGACCCTTCAGTACTGTTGATGGGTCATGGGGTTCTTCATATGATTAATCTTAATTTTGTCAAACATATGATCATGTGGACACATGTGATTTGGGAATTTCATTCTCTCTTGAAGACATTTAAGACTCCATCTTTCATGGGCTGGAAATATAACTGAGACCGATACCAGGAGCTTAATGCAGGAATTTCTGTGCTTTGGCTTGAAGATATCTTCCACAATGTGGTTTTTGAGTGTTGAAAATATGAACTGACAAGAATATTATAGGAAGTTAGGAAGAAAACCTCCTTTATGTATGGATTGGCATGCAGTTGCATCAGTTACCAGCGCTGCCAAGCATGTAACACAAAACAAATTGACTATTAAATGCATTCTTTGATGTTCTTTTGTCATTTCTATGTACATCCAAGTTACGTACTAAAATATTTTGAAGACATTAGATTTCAATTACAGTAAGGATATTTACATAGCTTTGAGTATATTTGAAAGTGCACGTTACTGTTAATATGTCTGGCTTGATTATAGATGACACAGAAAATGCTGGATATTCTTTTATAATTCAGCATCACTGCTTAACTGATTATTTACAACACAGTCATACTTCAAAATTTCTAGCTTCATGCTGTTACTATGATGATGTTATTACATTATTCGATGTCATAGTGCATATTAAATCTTCATGTTTAACTTTCAGTTGTATCATGTTTTCtccaaaatatatttttcatattttaattggTTTCTTGACTTAAATGTGTCTTAGGTTACTTATCTCTTCTTCCACTGGAAGAAGGGAACTCCTTTTGCTGAAGACCAGGGTATGTACAATTCTTTGACTTGGTGGGAGCAGATGGACAATGGCAAGCAACTGACACGTAACAGAAAATTTTTGACTGTTGTACCTGTGGTCCTGTAAGTATCCTTTTGCCGTTCTTGGCCTCCATTTAACATTATAATTTCTCATGTATCAGAAAATTTAGTTGGAACCAGTCACTAGAAGGCTATTGTGGTTATTACTGGTTAGACAACCTATTATTAATATTACTGGAGCTGGATTCTAAATGGACAAAAACTGCACTAACATAGACCCTGCATATATCATATTCTGTAATATCATCAGACATTCATCTCATTACCATTCAATCAAGTAACATCAAGTACATGCTAATAATTACATATGTTTTACCAATTACTTAATTCCATGTGTTGATTTTCTTGTATAGTGTGCATGCATGAGAggctatttttgtttcttttctttcttatattACTTGTGTTTTTCCTAGGATTATATTTGGTCTTCTATAATGTCCAACTATTTGGACTTTATAGATTTGATAATTATTTGAAAAGGTGCCATTTTAATTATTTGGATATATTTGAGTTTAGAATTCCATGAATAATGTTGGCTTGGCAAGTTTTGCTTAAATAAATATTTGGACTCTTTTATGGACTAGCTTTAAAAAAATCGATTGAATGAACAATTTCTCCTAGATATAATATGTGCGATGGGAAAAGGCCTGTTTTTGCTAATGAGAGGGGGGAAGGGTTGTTTTTGTGGAGAAGTAAAAAAGAAAATGCTATCATATTCTTTCtagattgttatgatccatgtTCGCTGAATCAGTATCAAGGGTTGTACTGGCCCACAATCGGATCGATACAGTATAGGTTCGTGCTATGCCATTCTGAGATATACCGAAACAAAGGGGGGAGAGGgataagaggagagagagagagggtg is a genomic window containing:
- the LOC105054617 gene encoding uncharacterized protein, with the protein product MAKLYVQAVPPADLNKNTEWFMYPGVWTTYILILFFSWLLVLSVFGCTPGMAWTVVNLFHFAVTYLFFHWKKGTPFAEDQGMYNSLTWWEQMDNGKQLTRNRKFLTVVPVVLYLLASHTTDYQNPMLFLNTLAVMVLVVAKFPNMHKVRIFGINADH